The following are from one region of the Prevotella communis genome:
- the nuoL gene encoding NADH-quinone oxidoreductase subunit L: protein MIYELSYLILLLPLLSFIVLGLAGMKMQHKTAGLIGTCSLSLVTILSYWTAITYFTADRTAEGVYQTIVPFNFTWLPLGNLHFDMGILLDPISVMMLVVISTVSLMVHIYSFGYMHGEKGFQRYYAFLSLFTMSMLGLVLATNIFQMYMFWELVGVSSYLLIGFYYPLKPAIAASKKAFIVTRFADMFFLIGILTFGYFTDSFSFSFAGDIVMGQGTTPFIEGNMAKAVAAGGFILPTALVLMFIGGAGKSAMFPLHIWLPDAMEGPTPVSALIHAATMVVAGVFQIARMFPLWIEYAPQAMSIVVWVGVITAFYAAAVACAQSDIKRVLAFSTISQIAFMMVALGVCLPGHHGALLDNHAQLGYMAGMFHLFTHAMFKACLFLGAGCIIHAVHSNEMALMGGLRKYMPITHITFLISCLAIAGIPFFSGFSSKDEIITACMAYSPVVGWIMTGIAAMTAFYMFRLYYGIFWGTENKEAHEHHTPHEAPLTMTLPLIVLCVITVGVGVYSTLAGFLGWGGSFGSFVSAAGTDYTIHFDTQIAATSTVIAILSICLATYIYKGESQPIADRLYRTFPKLHRAAYKRFYQDEIWQFVTHRIIFRCVSTPIAWFDRHVVDGTFNFLAWGANEGGESLRAWQSGDVRKYAVWFLTGTVALTLVLLAL, encoded by the coding sequence TTATTTCACTGCCGACCGTACTGCTGAGGGTGTGTATCAGACTATCGTGCCCTTCAACTTCACCTGGTTGCCACTGGGTAATCTTCACTTCGACATGGGTATCCTCCTGGATCCTATCTCTGTGATGATGCTTGTGGTCATCTCAACGGTTTCGTTGATGGTTCACATCTACTCATTCGGCTATATGCACGGTGAGAAAGGTTTCCAGCGCTACTACGCTTTCCTGAGCCTCTTCACCATGTCAATGCTGGGTCTTGTACTGGCTACCAACATCTTCCAGATGTACATGTTCTGGGAGCTTGTGGGTGTTTCTTCTTACCTGCTCATCGGTTTCTACTATCCTTTGAAGCCCGCTATCGCAGCATCTAAGAAGGCCTTCATCGTAACCCGTTTTGCTGATATGTTCTTCCTGATTGGTATCCTGACCTTCGGCTACTTCACCGACTCGTTCAGCTTCTCGTTTGCTGGCGACATCGTGATGGGCCAGGGCACTACCCCATTCATCGAGGGCAATATGGCCAAGGCCGTTGCTGCAGGTGGTTTCATCCTGCCTACCGCACTCGTTCTGATGTTCATCGGTGGTGCCGGTAAGAGTGCTATGTTCCCTCTGCACATCTGGCTGCCCGATGCCATGGAGGGTCCTACACCTGTATCTGCCCTGATTCACGCTGCTACGATGGTCGTAGCCGGTGTATTCCAGATTGCACGTATGTTCCCCCTCTGGATTGAGTATGCTCCTCAGGCTATGTCAATCGTGGTATGGGTGGGTGTCATCACCGCTTTCTATGCTGCTGCCGTGGCTTGCGCCCAGAGCGACATCAAGCGTGTGCTCGCCTTCTCAACCATCTCACAGATTGCATTTATGATGGTGGCTCTGGGTGTTTGCCTGCCTGGTCATCATGGTGCGCTGCTCGACAACCACGCTCAACTGGGTTATATGGCTGGTATGTTCCACCTGTTTACCCACGCTATGTTCAAGGCTTGCCTGTTCCTGGGTGCCGGTTGTATCATCCACGCCGTTCACTCTAACGAGATGGCGCTGATGGGTGGTCTGCGCAAGTATATGCCTATCACGCACATCACCTTCCTCATCAGCTGTCTGGCTATCGCTGGTATCCCCTTCTTCTCGGGCTTCAGCTCAAAGGATGAGATTATCACCGCCTGCATGGCCTACAGTCCTGTGGTTGGCTGGATCATGACTGGTATCGCTGCAATGACGGCTTTCTATATGTTCCGTCTGTACTACGGTATCTTCTGGGGTACAGAGAACAAGGAGGCTCACGAGCATCACACGCCACACGAGGCTCCTCTCACCATGACCTTGCCTCTGATTGTACTCTGCGTCATCACCGTTGGTGTGGGTGTTTACTCTACCCTCGCAGGCTTCCTGGGCTGGGGCGGCAGCTTCGGTTCTTTCGTATCTGCGGCTGGTACTGACTATACGATTCACTTCGACACTCAGATTGCTGCTACCTCAACGGTCATCGCTATCCTGAGTATCTGTCTGGCTACTTATATATACAAAGGTGAGAGTCAGCCTATTGCCGATCGTCTGTACAGGACATTCCCCAAACTGCATCGTGCTGCCTACAAGCGTTTCTATCAGGACGAGATCTGGCAGTTTGTCACCCACCGCATCATCTTCCGTTGCGTTTCTACACCTATTGCCTGGTTCGACCGCCACGTTGTTGACGGCACGTTCAACTTCCTGGCATGGGGTGCTAACGAAGGAGGTGAGAGTCTGCGTGCTTGGCAGAGTGGCGACGTGCGCAAGTATGCCGTATGGTTCCTCACAGGTACTGTAGCATTAACGCTCGTATTGCTCGCATTGTAA